Genomic window (Desulforapulum autotrophicum HRM2):
CTTTTAATTTCCGGGTCCATCCTTCAGCCATCTGGCTGCGGCATGAGTTTCCCGTACAAAGGAATAATATTTTAAGTTTTTCTTTCATCGTAAACCCCTTTTGATTTATGATTTAGAATTACGACCGTTTTTTCTTTGTTTACAGCTCAATTCTTCACAAGCAATTGCCAGGATCTCTTTCAATGTTTCCAAATCCTGCTCAAACTGCTTTGACCCTTCAACCCTTTCCTTTACCCACTCAAACAGGGGGAGCAAAAACGGATTTTCCCTGTTTAAACAAAAATATATCCATCGTCCCTGTTTACGATTCTTTAATACACCCGCATTTACCATGAGGCTTAAATGTCTGGAGGCTGTGGCTCCTGCAACGTTTAAAAGTTCGGTTATCTGGCAGGCGCACAATTCGTTGTGGACCATCAAGGCGCTGAAGACCCGGAGTCGGTTTTTGTCAGACAGTGATTTGAGTATTAAAAGCGTTCTATCCATATCTTCCCTATTGTTTTATAATTAGCCAAACAACTAAATGTTTAGTTTAAATTTATTCTTTTGTCAAGACAGAGGATGTAAAAATCCTACCCAGGGATCATTTTTTGTTCCTGTCACCCTTTTTCAAGGTGTGATGAAAGAAATTGACGTAATGGATCGTATTCTGCC
Coding sequences:
- a CDS encoding ArsR/SmtB family transcription factor, whose protein sequence is MDRTLLILKSLSDKNRLRVFSALMVHNELCACQITELLNVAGATASRHLSLMVNAGVLKNRKQGRWIYFCLNRENPFLLPLFEWVKERVEGSKQFEQDLETLKEILAIACEELSCKQRKNGRNSKS